gtgacgaacatggagagaggttctataaagacatttctacaatggagaacagatatcaaggccgctggaatcccaacatgatgggggactactgctggtttttgcaccgggaaaatatgaccggtcacaaacgcaaaagtagatgcctgaagcacttttaatagtactgggccttgctgaagtaagacttttaaactggaatacgagactttttaaaaatgttattccattacatttttacatactgtttactacgaaaactttgatgtagatcaggtaattgttggagtaaaactcgttctgtaaaaaattattcaatgctttccaagtgcttaattcatttgggcaaacttatgcataacaaaatttcctgacgtgttacaacaattctgacttcggatttggaatacgcacactgaatttagtataggacaaatggtttttgcctaGTAGCACATGAAAAAAATGGTTTTGTTGTGCTGTGTAATGTGTATTCTCATTTTAGTGACACTTCAAGAGCCCTTTTGTTCTACATGTTTTTATGATTCTGTGAACTTGATTGATTTGAACCATTATGGTATGTGCTTCAAAATTTTGTTAGAAATTTTTGTTTGACATTTTATCTTTCATATGCGTTGTGTCTACTTTTATACttcttttatatacatatatttttctcAACATAAACAtgtatctctatctatctatctatctatctatctatctatctatcttcttatcattatttatttattatattatgctgtttatttatgtttttatgtcttcatgtttttatattgtagacccctgaggaaggcttttcagctgaaacatggcccatgttgggtcttttttTGGGGTCAGTTTACCATTGGCAAATACAATTTTGGATGCTCTTACTCTGTTGTTTGACTTGCATACAATGGCGGCAGTACATAAAAATATATCTCAtggattttcattgtggatatcttaaaaaccagactggcttgggagttctctgaggactgggttgggaaatCCTGCACTGCAGTAAGaaattttagtgtagaaaaatcaGTGGTAGAACTACTGCGCTAAAAGGTAGTGTAGTGGATGTACAAAACACATGCCAAATGCTGACTTTGAGATTGATCCTGATGTTTAAAAAACCAtgctaaatatgttttctttaaaaTTCTTCTTGTAGCTCAGGGCTGGGGTAAAGATGTAGCTCAAGGGCATGTTGTTGATCTGAGGTGAAGTGACACCCTTCACTTACATCACCGAAGATCCCTGGTGACCCAAGCAGACCCTAGACCTCTATCTTTTGGACCCCACAATAAAAGTTCCTGGTGATCTAAATGGGCCCACAGACCCTCCCCCCCATACTCTTCACAAAAAGAGTTTCTGGTAGTTCAACTGGGCCTTTGGACTCGCTGACCACTCTCACAATACCTCTAAAATTTGAGAGATAGAAGCAATGCCCTTGTTCCTGCCTCCAATACCATCATCTTCCAAAATAGCAGTAGTTGACTCCTAGTCTAGTGGTGAGTTAAGATGTACCACTAGAGGTCAGTATACCAAATAAGGCAATGTTTTCCAAATAAATGACCAATATATAGGAATGTCCaagctgtacagcgctgcgtaaccctagtagcgcattagaaatgttaagtagtagtagtagtagtatatataccTATGTAGTAATGCCTATATCAGTGATGGTGAAAGAAAGTGCACCCTGAAGCAGAGCCAATACTcgaaacatgatcatgttggTGCTTCCTTTGTTTcattatttaatttcatttttctaTATAATTGAGTGATCAATGATGAAACATAGAGTGGGCTAGCCATAAGCTTTGTATTTGGCTAGATTGGCATTATAGCCCTGCCAATCCAGCCAAGTATAGAGCTTGTGGCTAgcccattaattaattaattaaatgaaTGAATGCATGTTCACTCTAAATGTATatacctcctctctcccatcccccataCAGTCACACACCTGCCATCTTCCCTTTACACACATCCACACACTCTGCACCTAAACATCCATGTTTTCAAGTCACTTCATGACCTCACACCCTGCACACAGATCCCACATGCAGTAGCACTCCTACCATGCATGCACCCCTCCCTCGCATACCCAAATACCCATTCACCACCCCAAAACTTACtcctccctttctcccatctCCTACACATTCACACACACCTCCTCCCTTCCCACACATCCGCTCCTCCCTTCATCTccccatatacacacatataccaCTCAGATATCTTTGCATATTCACCTCCATCCTGTTCCCTCCCACACTTCAAAACTTTCCAAGACAAATACTGAGCACCATGTGCAGAATCTCACCAACGCAATTTACACTCACACATCTGCCATACATCTCCCTCacacccacatacacacacattacCATTCCACCTACAccttgacctagtggttagagcaccagtgatAAATATTCAAGTAGATGTGGCACAAATCACACTAAGAATTTTATAGAAGGCAGTCTCGATACGATAGTTCAAAATGTTAGAGATATCTTATAATTCTTCATtgaaattttgtaaataaaaaacGAACTTAATGAACAAGATTAATACTTCCAATGGGAAGCTTAATGATGTAACCATCAAGGAGTGTTTAAATTCTAGCAACTCAATCAAAAGCATGATAGGTGTGGCATAAAATGTGCCACCTAGTAAAGTAAACATTATAGCCTGCTAGTTAGGCAATTATCAAGTGAACAGTGAATTAGACTGTAAGTGCCACAAAGTCTTGTCCGATTGGTTCATTTAGATTACGTTGAGAAGCTAAATATCGCAAGCAACAGAGGGTACACGGTTTATAGCAGTATCGAGCCGTAGGCAAACAGGAGACAATGTAAGTTGAAAGTGTAGTTTGATTCATTGGTTTAATGGGTGAGATACTTTTATTCTAAAAATAAATGTAGGTTCGACATAAAACTTGCCAGGTTGTTTCCCTTAAAAATAAAGTATATGATATGTATCTTTCAGGTAATTAAAGACTAATCAATGCCATCTATGTCGAcgcacagcccttgaaaaagctgAAAAAGCAAAACGGATGTGGCTgccgtcgggcaacagataagtgctcgactttgtTTTGCTTGAAAAGTACTGCTCATAGTATATAAGACAAATTGCATAAGattagaaataaatgaaaaagggTTTCGGAATATAATAGAAATCATTGAAGTTCACAAAAGGGAAAGCATTGAAGCTCTTAAAAAATACAAGAAAACTAAGTTTGAATATATTTCAAGTAAAGAATAAAAATCAAATAATTATTAAAAAACAacgtttttatgaccagtgatgaacaccacgcctccAGTTAAAGTCACTGAAAATCATAAGTAAGCGGTAGGGCgttttgaggccttttcctcaattttttaaaaaaagtattgGACTgaaacaaattcatattttcataTACGAATCTAGTGGACTCTTCCCAATAGTAacgtagagcaccagtcttgacatcccagggtggctggttcaaatcccactgctgcttcatgtgatcttgggcaagtcaattaaccctccattgcctcaggcacaaacttaggggcctttttactaagccgcatagatgTCTGTGCGCGCCAAATTGGAAttacgtggcccttgtggtaatttcaattttggcatgcatctgaaataatttttttttctggagaatgtaacggacgcgtgccaagtggcatttgatgcatgtaggtcattaccgccaagattctttaccgctaggtcaatggctggcggtaaggtctcagaccccaaatggtcgtgtggcaattttgattttgctgcacgtccatttttggcaaaaaagaggccttttttacaggcatgctaaaaaatggattggcgtgcacccaaaacctgtgcctacactactgcaagccatttttcagcatgcctttgtaaaaggaccccttagattgtgagccggacagggaaatacccagtgtacctgaatataactcaccttgagctagtactgaaaaggtgtgagcaaaatccaaataaataaataaataaataaatctcctaaCACTTGTAGCCTTACACAGACAACTCCTACAGTCATAACCTTCTCAGACTCTGCAAACACCTACTCCTCTCCCTCACAAACATTCTAAGTACACCACCCAGACACTAAAACAAACCTACTGTACTGCATGTCCTGAATCTACAAAAGTAGAAATATATCATTGTGTCACACTGGAAGGGTACACTTTAAAACTTGTTTAATGTGGTCTAATCCTGTTTACTATTCTTTGTCTCTAgatttgctgataatggaaacgcAGTTTAACACAGACACTGGAAAGATGCAAATGTCCAGAGTGCTAAAAGAAGAAATTATGAAACTGAGGAAGAAAAACACGAGGATTACcacagatcaatggtccatctagcctaaccAAGATATTAGAAAGACATTCAAACACCTGACAGGTAACAGACCTTTTCAGTTGAAACAAAGTTGTATAACTAGGAGTCACGAAGATTCAAACAACTGGAACTGAATGCAAACACAATTGATCCACCACACAGCACAGCATTCAGATAAAGTAAATACAAGAATCAGGGACTGTAATATTAAAAAtatggagaaaagacctcagtacAACCCTGAATAAAAGACTTCACCAACAAAAGATGTATCTAGAGCTTCGACAGGGATTCACATCACAGATCAGAAAAACTCCATACCGGATGCAAACTATCTATCATAATCCCCtcacaaaaaacaatattttatttttaaaaatttaaaaaggttttacaaaaaatatatcaataagaaaatagaaaaaagtaCTTAGCTTTCCACTGTGCTCTATGCATCCAAAATTAAGTCTCCAGTTCCCGACAGGGACCCTGTTTTGCTTGTGCATCCTCAGGGAGCCAATAAATATTTGGAaactaaaatacaaaaattagaatACTCTTCAAAAATCGAAAagaacaaaaaaggagaaaaatctGCATCAAATCCTCCCACTCTTCTATGTCgcattctcgagggccttggcattctgtcaggtcctcgaggcaagactggagttcgtgagcccttgggccactgccgaggagcggcagcagcaggcaagaccacctcgggactggaaacacagaagagcagtactggaactctggactggagtagtacaaggcaggcaactagaacagatgagacaggaacagcttcacctgcacctagccaccgttcctccggagttgagctccgaattgcaggcggccggcaggacttgcaggataaggcaggaactgaagatccagaggacccaccctgggtctgggatacacgagggcgacgGGGCACgaaactagactcagacagtgtgctgctgcacagccactagcaagacccagaagacagaccaaggaacacaaggcatacagaagctagcaggagcaaggactagggcagcaacacactaggcagaatggGGATCTGGGAATATCCACAGGGtacaccctctagctaggtggagacaggatacaggaaatcacccaggaaaacacactagccagacagatacaggattcaggatatacccacaggatatacaagcagggaaggcacacaggctaggcaaggcagggttcagggtaaagagagcaaacgaggaataacaggccaagggtcttgggcaggcagcacagcaaacagagtaaccaggaagaacaggccaagggtctgaagccacagccgttccacacactgactggggaacccacaaaggttGAGGCTTCACATACAGACAGAGAataaacccggacaaaggcttcaccccaatccagggtaagccaggagcagaggcttcaccccaaacacaaggtaagccaggaaggacccgcagtcaacagacagaggcttcaccccaactcagggtaagccaggaaggaccgcagtccacagacagacagtggcagggaagaccacccatggaaggacaacagagacacaaacacagaaagaagctgggttggaacccagagagaggctaagcagtagtgcagcagacacttactaatctgacctggcctaagagcataacacttatgcaaaaggccctgactgcaagcacagcccttccttatgaaggctctcactgatggctcaccagcagcaggacagaagcaggaagtacactgaccccaaagagatgcttgacacacataggaagtgagcccacaggaaagacaagcaggagccatcatggaagctggcacagagccggtggcagccatcttagatgctggctccctagagaggcatagcccacacaggtaaggtctagtgaagcaatcaagttcatgctggaagcagccagcacaccaggacagagacaagactaacacaaacacagacagaagccagcagagctgctgacccccagaaagaaggtaaggctgggggtggtcacggccacagacgtgacatctaTGTTTAAAGTTTACCTCCTGAATCCAGCGAAGATGGCCGCCTGGCATCCAAGAGTGGCTATCTGAAGGTCCCAAAGAGATGACATAACAGAAATGCAATTCCTAATTAAAAGCcgagaacaaaagaaaaaaaagagggaggaaaaaaagaaaaaacttgcAATTTCATATTACTGCTTAAATATTCAAATTAGAAAAAAAGATTTCCATTCTATAGTAACATTTAAACTCTTAGGCTCACAGGTGTGCAAACGAAAAATCCAGCTCTGCTTACACTGACAAAGTTGGCATCTGAAGTCACCCCTCCCCCGGTACGGAGGGAAACAGCTGTTCAATAATCCAGCATTTCAAGTCGGTAAAACAGTGTCCAAATTGTAAACAATGCTGCACCAATGGAGCTTCAATCCTCTGATGAGCAATACAGGAGTTATGTTCCAACCTTTGAGTCTTGAAAGCTCATGAAGTCTGCTCACATATTTCTTACAGGGGCAGCACACAGCATAGATAACCCCCACAGACAGACAAGATATGGAACCACCTAACTCAAAGTTCTTATTATCCCAGGGTTAATGAAAGATGATCCTTCTTCTGTAACTTCACAAATAAGACAGCAACCATATGATTTTGGATGTACAGAACACAGTGGATAGTGCCTTGCAACAATTGACCTCCTCCTGTTTGGATTTACTCTGCTTATTTGGTGAACCTGAATCAGAGGATCTTTCAATCTGAGCGTGTTGTTCAATGGTTGCTCCTCTCGGGAAagctaccgtatttttcagactataagacgcacttttttccccaaacatttgggaggaaaatggggggtgcatcttatagtccgaatgtagcgGTTCACAGTGGAGCGGGGAGGCAGGAGCAGGATCGCCGCTGCAGGAAgacggcagcggcaggagtgGGGCGATGCCGCGGGCCCTGGGCTGGAATTAGGGGGTGTcccgccgactccgtgggtgctcaagcacccccaatatctcACCGACCGCCAgcctagtccctccctccctctgaattttaagtcttacctcgtcggggcagcgcgagtgaaaagcgtgcagcccttcccctctctcttgcTCTGCTCTGGtccacaggaaatgagggcgggaccagagctgagcaagagagaaggaaagggctGCATGCTTTTCACTCGCGCTGACCTGACGAGGTAGGAtgacttaaaattcagagggagggagcctggaactcgggggggggggggggggaggagggcctggaactcagggagggagggggcctggaatttggagggagggaggggggcctggaatggaggggggcctggaacagggaggggcctggaaactcagggagggagggagggggcctggaatggAGGAGGcctggaagagggagggggccctggaactcagggagggaggggggccctggaactcagggaggcaggtccccctggaactcagggagggagggaggcggccCTAGAActcagggaggggggccctggaactcagggaggcaggtccccctggaactcagggagggagggagggggccctagaactcagggaggggggccctggaactcagggagacaggtccccctggaactcagggagggaggggggccctggaactcagggaggcaggtccccctggaactcagggagggagggggccctggaactcagctACAGTGCCCCCATAACTATGAAGGGCACAGTGCTGATAGTTCTGTCATTACTGTATTTTGTTGCAGAAAGATAAAATAGCGTACCGTAGTATGCTGCTGAATCTCCGGTAATTGTGGAAAGATGTCAAAGCAGAAAAGGCTTTCATATAAAATCCCTTTTAAACTGGAGGTAGTGAAGTACGCCAAAGAACATGGTAACAGAGCAGCGGAGAGACACTTTGGGCCACCTCCAACCGAAAAAATGATACGGGAATGGAGGAAACAGGAGGATCAGCTGCAAAAAACGGACAAAACGAAACAATGTTTTCGTGGGCATGCTGCAAAATGGCCACAGTTAGAAGTGGATGTGAAAGAGTGGATCACACGTCACAGGAACAATGGCTTTTCAGTATCTACAAAAATGATCATATATGAAGCCAAACGTCTTGCTACAGAGAAAGGAGTTGAGGACTTCACTGGATCACCATCATGGTGCCACAGATTTATGAAGAGATGTGGTCTTGCTATGCGCACCAAAAGTAGGATTGCACAAAAAATGCCTATAGAATATGAATCCATGATTGTGTCTTTTCACAAATTTGTACTGGAtgcaagaaagaaaaatggaTTTGAAATAAGCCAGATTGGGAACATGGATGAAGTCCCGTTAACCTTTGATGTTCCATCAAACAAGACTGTTGATGTGAAAGGTGCCAAAACCATAACCGTGAAAACCTCAGGGCATGAGAAAACCCATTACACGGTTGTGTTGTCCTGCTGTGCAGATGGCACCAAACTGCCACCAATgctgattttcaaaagaaaaaccaTGCTAAAAGAGGCAATCCCAAGAGGAGTTATTGTTCATGTTCATGACAAAGGATGGATGGACGAAAATGGCATGAAGATATGGATAGAAAAAGTGTGGTCCAAACGTCCTGGAGGGCTTCTGAAAAAACCTGCTCTATTAGTGCTTGACCAGTTTAGGGCACATATCACTGAAGCCACAAAAAAGAGATTTAAAGAAGA
The genomic region above belongs to Microcaecilia unicolor chromosome 7, aMicUni1.1, whole genome shotgun sequence and contains:
- the POGK gene encoding pogo transposable element with KRAB domain produces the protein MSKQKRLSYKIPFKLEVVKYAKEHGNRAAERHFGPPPTEKMIREWRKQEDQLQKTDKTKQCFRGHAAKWPQLEVDVKEWITRHRNNGFSVSTKMIIYEAKRLATEKGVEDFTGSPSWCHRFMKRCGLAMRTKSRIAQKMPIEYESMIVSFHKFVLDARKKNGFEISQIGNMDEVPLTFDVPSNKTVDVKGAKTITVKTSGHEKTHYTVVLSCCADGTKLPPMLIFKRKTMLKEAIPRGVIVHVHDKGWMDENGMKIWIEKVWSKRPGGLLKKPALLVLDQFRAHITEATKKRFKEEKTHLAIIPGGLTSQLQPLDVSINKPFKVLMREEWNKWMAAGNHDLTPTGRMKRPTFTQVCEWVKTSWQSVKDETVVRSFKKYGISNALDGSEDDILYEQSEDSDASDSEELSLINVDSSDKVLGVP